TCACTGGGTTGACTTGGCAAAGCAGCGATCGCCTGATAAAGTTCCTGCTCCGCAGCATCGGTCAAGGTAGCAGGATTAACTACCGACTTAACATCAACGGTGACGCTATCTAGATCTCCCTGTACTGCAAGGCGAGAAGCTCTCACAATTGGCTCATAGATCGCACCAAGGGTGGCATCTTCGCGAGATTTTTGCAGGAAGTGGGCACGTTCTTTGATGCGAGTGAGATTGCTCAAACCTTGCAAGGTATAGGCGAGATCATCAGTACCCGTAACCGCATCAACAAGATCGTAATCAATGCCCTGCTCAGACAAAATTGTGTCACAGCGTTGCTTAAACCATTTATAGAGATTTTCCAAAACAGTTTCCGCAGGTTTCGCCAGCAAATTCTTGTCGCCATAAATGGCGATCGCGGATTGCAGCAGTTTTGGTAAATCGAGGGCAAATCCGTTTTCCCATGCAATCTGGACAACACCAGTAGCCGCACGCCGCAGGGCAAAGGGATCTGACGAACCTGTAGGGATAATCCCCAAACCGAAAATACCAACGAGACTATCGATACGATCAGCGATCGCCACAATCTTGCCCGTTAACGAGGTAGGCAAGGCATCCCCTGCGCCTTTGGGTTGATAATGCTCACGAATACCTGTAGCAACCGCCACAGGCTCCTTGCTAGAGAGAGCATAGTAATAACCCATTTGACCTTGCAGTTCAGGAAATTCCTTGACCATCTGCGTCACCAGATCGGCTTTAGCAAGTTGGGCAGTGCGATCAATTAGTACTTGCTCGGCTTCAGTAATTTCTAAATTCGTAATCGAGTCAACCACTAATTTAGCGATCGCTCTAATTCTTTCTACTTTCTCGGCAACCGATCCAAGCTGGGCTTGGAAAGTAACTTTTTCTAAAAGTGGCAAGAAGGTTTCTAGATGGACGGCGCGATCGCTATCGTAGAAAAATTTGCCATCGGAAAGACGCGCCCGAATTACCCGCCCATTACCTGCGGCAATCAACCGCGACTTGTCAGGATTACCATTGGAAATCGTAATAAAGCGCGGCAATAGTTGATCGGGATTAGTGGCGGAATGCACAGGGAAATAGCGCTGATGGCTCACCATTTCCGTTTTAATTACGGGCTGAGGCAATTCCAAAAATTCACGCTCAAACTCACCGATAACTGCTGTGGGAAATTCCACTAAATAGGTGACTTCCTCAAGCAAATCCTCAGGAATTTCCGCATTTCCATTAAATAGCTCCACAATGCTATTAATTTGGGTGAGGATATGATGCTGACGTTCTTTGCCATCAACAATGACAAAGGCTTCGCGCAAAGTCGCCACATAGTCATTGGCAGTGTCGATCACAACTGAGCGAGGGTGTAAGACGCGATGCCCTTGACTCAGGCGATCGCTCTGCACGTTTTCTAAAGCGATCGGTAAAATTTTGGAATTGAATAGGGCAACTAACCAACGAATCGGACGGGGAAACTTGAGATCACCATTACCCCAACGCATCAAGCGCTTACCTTCGAGTCCTGTAATCCAAGATGGTGCTAGCTCTTGCAAAATATCCGCAGTCTGACGACCAACAATTTGCTGATTAGCAAAGACAAATGCACCTTTGTCAGTCTCTTTAATAAAGATATCTTTTAGATCGATGCCCTTAGACTTGGCAAA
The sequence above is drawn from the Pseudanabaena yagii GIHE-NHR1 genome and encodes:
- the glyS gene encoding glycine--tRNA ligase subunit beta produces the protein MASFLLEVGTEELPASFIVDALRQWQERIPKILDEHQLTTSKVSVYGTPRRLAVLIDGLPVQQSDRSVELKGPAVGSAFVNGDPQGEPTKALLGFAKSKGIDLKDIFIKETDKGAFVFANQQIVGRQTADILQELAPSWITGLEGKRLMRWGNGDLKFPRPIRWLVALFNSKILPIALENVQSDRLSQGHRVLHPRSVVIDTANDYVATLREAFVIVDGKERQHHILTQINSIVELFNGNAEIPEDLLEEVTYLVEFPTAVIGEFEREFLELPQPVIKTEMVSHQRYFPVHSATNPDQLLPRFITISNGNPDKSRLIAAGNGRVIRARLSDGKFFYDSDRAVHLETFLPLLEKVTFQAQLGSVAEKVERIRAIAKLVVDSITNLEITEAEQVLIDRTAQLAKADLVTQMVKEFPELQGQMGYYYALSSKEPVAVATGIREHYQPKGAGDALPTSLTGKIVAIADRIDSLVGIFGLGIIPTGSSDPFALRRAATGVVQIAWENGFALDLPKLLQSAIAIYGDKNLLAKPAETVLENLYKWFKQRCDTILSEQGIDYDLVDAVTGTDDLAYTLQGLSNLTRIKERAHFLQKSREDATLGAIYEPIVRASRLAVQGDLDSVTVDVKSVVNPATLTDAAEQELYQAIAALPSQPSDEQLMEGIKAIAPVLAKFFDDVLVMAEDPQVRQNRLNLLGIIRNYSRQLANFSAILK